The following are encoded together in the Tripterygium wilfordii isolate XIE 37 chromosome 18, ASM1340144v1, whole genome shotgun sequence genome:
- the LOC119983277 gene encoding protein SOB FIVE-LIKE 6-like translates to MNVLASECSSGESGWTFYLEQSFLSPNNQFVDAKSGFCHDFDDQQRGRRNRLCVEGAAEEEEEEDLSMVSDASSGPPHVNEDDSGCFYNSFKAPTLSSNGGKKKQKMKERRRIDHNQEPPSSYNLDDTASSPAFNFSKSNFGVTNNNQASMESVLDYSQGFSATHFEGRSAYQDHQYGFTNPSWSGNQLHHNNQWF, encoded by the exons ATGAATGTGTTGGCCTCAGAATGCAGTAGTGGTGAATCTGGTTGGACTTTCTACTTGGAACAATCTTTTCTTTCTCCAAATAATCAATTTGTTGATGCCAAGAGTGGGTTTTGTCATGATTTTGATGACCAACAAAGAGGCAGGAGGAACAGGCTGTGTGTAGAAGGAGCagcagaggaggaggaggaggaggacttgTCTATGGTCTCTGATGCATCTTCTGGGCCACCTCATGTTAATGAAGATGATAGTGGGTGCTTCTATAATTCATTTAAAGCTCCTACATTGTCCAGTAATGGTGGGAAAAAGAAGCAGAAAATGAAGGAACGACGACGTATTGACCACAATCAAGAACCACCTTCTTCTTATAATCTTGATGATACTGCTAGTTCTCCTGCATTCAACTTCTCCAAG AGCAATTTTGGTGTCACAAACAACAATCAAGCTTCAATGGAGAGTGTCTTGGACTACTCACAAGGGTTTTCAGCAACTCATTTTGAG GGGAGATCTGCATACCAAGACCACCAGTATGGTTTCACAAATCCTTCTTGGTCTGGAAACCAACTTCATCACAATAACCA GTGGTTTTGA